GCTTTGATCAGGACATGAGCACAACCCTGATCGAGGTCCGACCGGCCAAGGCTGCAGACGCAGCCGCGGTGGCGTCTACCCATGATGAAGCCTGGCGCTCCGCCTATCAGGGCATCATTCCCGGGGCCGAGCTCGAAAAACTGATTAACCGTCGCGGCCCGCAATGGTGGGACAGCGCTATCCGCAAGGGTAGCCGCGTCAGCGTTCTGGTGTTCGGCGACAAGGTCGCAGGCTACGCCAATTACGGCCGCAACCGCGCCCGCAGCCTGCATTTCGAAGGCGAGATCTACGAGCTCTATCTGCGGCCGGAATTCCAGGGCCTCGGCTTCGGCCGCCGCCTGTTCACCGCCGCCCGGCGCGATCTGATGCAGAGCGGGCTGAAGAGCATGGTGATCTGGGCGCTGTCCGATAACGACCCCGCGACGGAATTCTACCGTGCGCTCGGCGGCCGCATGGTGGCCCGGTCCTCGGAGAAGTTCGGGCCCAAATCGCTCGATAAGGTTGCTTTCGCCTGGACCAACTGAAGCTGACCTCTTTGTTTTGAGCATGATCTTTTCGGAAAACCGGTACCCACTTTTCCGGATCATGCTCAATTCAGCCTTTTCCCTGCTCCGCTGCGGGTCTAAACGGACCCTGACGCGTGCCTGATTCCAGGCGCCCCCTTAACGCCAAGCGGAGCCCCTTATGCGCATTGACGCCATCCCGATCGGAGTAAATCCGCCAAACGACGTCAACGTCATCGTCGAGGTGCCCGTTGGCGGCGAGCCGATCAAGTACGAGATGGACAAGGAAGCCGGCACGCTGGTGGTCGACCGCTTCCTCTATACGGCGATGCGCTACCCCGGCAATTACGGCTTCATCCCGCACACGCTGTCCGGCGACGGGGACCCCTGCGACGTGCTGGTCGCCAACACCCGCGCGATCGTGCCGGGCGCCGTGATCAGCGTGCGCCCCGTCGGCGTGCTGCTGATGGAAGACGAGGCCGGCGGCGACGAGAAGATCATCGCGGTACCGTCCTCGAAGCTGACCCAGCGCTACGACAAGGTCAGGACTTACAGCGACCTTCCCGACATCACGCTGCAGCAGATCCAGCACTTCTTCGAGCACTACAAGGACCTCGAAAAGGGCAAATGGGTGAAGGTGCTGCGCTGGGGCGGCGCCGAGGACGCCCACCGGCTGATCCTGGAAGGCATCGAACGGGCGAAGAAGTAGCAGGCGCTCACGGATACCGTCATTGCCTGCGAGAAACGCGAAGCGTTTTCGCAAGGGAATAAAGCGACGAAGCAATCCATTTTACCGCTTGTTGCGCCATGGATTGCTTCGCGGAGCCTGTCATCGGGCGGCGCTTTGCGCCGGCCCGTTGGCTCGCAATGACGGGGGAAAACACCATGCGCCGGCTGATTCGCATCATCCGCAACATCCTGCTGCTTGCGATCGCCGTTATCGTCATCCTCGCCGGCGTTTTGGCGTTCAACACCTTCACCCGCGGTTCGCGACAGCTTCAGGTGGCGGCCGTGCCGCGCGCCGACGTCGACGCACAGGCATCCGCTGCGCGCCTGGCCGAAGCGATCCGCTTCCGGACCATTTCAAGTTACGAGAAGCCCGACCAGCATGCCGAGGCGCTGCGCGGCATGCGTGCGCATCTCGAAAAGAGCTTTCCGGCATTTCATGCCGCGGCCAAACGCGAAATCGTCGGTCGCTACAGCCTGCTCTACACATGGACAGGCACCGACCCGAGGGCGCAGCCGATCGCATTCCTCGCGCATCAGGATGTCGTGCCGGTGGCGCCCGGCACCGAGAAGGATTGGCAACAGCCGCCCTTTGACGGCGTGATATCAGATGGCTTCATCTGGGGCCGCGGCTCCTGGGATGACAAGGGCAACCTCTATTCCATGCTGGAGGCCGCCGAGGCGATGACCAAGGCCGGCTTCCGCCCCAAGCGAACGATCTATTTTGCGTTCGGCCATGACGAAGAGACCGCGGGTACCGCCGGCGCCAAATCGATCGCGGCACTGCTCGCCTCGCGCGGCATCCGCCTCGACTTCGTGATCGACGAGGGCCTGTTGATCACCGAAGGCATCATGAAGGGCCTCGACAAGCCGGCCGCGCTGATCGGCGTCGCCGAAAAGGGCTATGCCACGCTGGTCTTGAACGCGCAGGCAACGCCCGGCCATTCGTCGATGCCGCCGCGCGATACCGCGATCGGCATGATGAGCGCCGCGCTGGCGCAGCTGGAAGATCATCGCCTGCCGATGCAGATCCGCAGCACGGTTTCGGAAATGTTCGACTCACTGGCGCCCGAGATGTCCGGCTTCAACCGCGTGGTGCTGTCGAACCTCTGGCTGTTCAAGCCGCTATTGCTGCGGGAGTTCGAAAAGAGCGGACCGACGGAAGCCATGGTGCGCACCACCACGGCGCTGACGATCTTCAATGCCGGCGACAAGGACAATGTGCTGCCCGGCAATGCCGAGGCAACCGTCAACTTCCGCCTGATCCCCGGCGATACGCAGGGGAGCGTGATCAATCATGTGCGCAGCACGATCGCCAACGATCGCATTTCCATCAAACCGTTTCCCGGCAATACCGACCCGCCGCCGGTGACGGCGACCACAAGCCCGTCGTTCCAGATGCTCAACCGGACCATCCGGGAAATCTATCCGGATGTGATTGTCGCGCCCGGCCTGATGGTCGCCGCCACCGACTCGCGCCACTACACAGGGATCACCGACAAGATTTTCCGCTTCTCGCCGGTGCGCGCCAATTCGGAAGATTTGAAGCGCTTCCATGGCACCAACGAGCGCCTACCCGTCGAGGGCTATGCCGACATGATCCGGTTTTATAGACGACTGATCGAGAATGCGGCTGGGTGAGATGTTAGCGCTCCCTCGCCCCGCTCTTGCGGGGAGAGGGTTGGGGTGAGGGGTCCATCCGCGATTCCAGTCGACGAGATGAATGCGCGGTGAGAGCCCCTCACCCCGACCCTCCCCCCGCAAGAACGGGGCGAGGGAGAAGAAATCAAACCCCCGGCTTCGGCAGCCCGTGAATCGCACAAGCCGCCCGCAGCGTGTTCACCAGCAAACACGCCACCGTCATCTGTCCGACGCCGCCGGGCACAGGGGTGATCGCGCCAGCCACCTCGACCACTTCCTTGAAGGCGACGTCGCCGACCAGGCCGGTCTTGCCATCGGCCAGGGGCAAGCGATTGATGCCGACGTCGATCACGGTGGCGCCCGGCTTGATCCAGTCGGCGCGCACCATTTCGGGCTTGCCTACAGCGGCATAGACCAGATCGGCGCGGGCGCAGAGTTGCGGCAGATCCTTTGAGCGCGAATGCGCGATCGTCACCGTGGCATTCTCGTTGAGCAGCAATTGCACCAGGGGACGGCCGACCAGGTTGGAACGGCCGATCACGATCGCATTCATGCCCTCCAGCGAAGCATGCACGCTCTTGGTTAGGATGATGCAACCGAGCGGCGTGCAGGGCGACAGCGCGGCAAAGCCGCCGGCGAGCCGGCCGGCATTATTGGGGTGCAAGCCGTCGACATCCTTGGCGGGATCAATCGCGTTGATGATGGTTTCAGTGTGGATCGATTTCGGCAGCGGCAATTGCACGAGAATGCCGTGCACGGCGGGATCGCCGTTGAGCTTTGAGATCAGCGCCAGCAGATCGGCCTGCGCCACGCCGGCGGGCAGTTTGTGCTCGAACGAGGCCATGCCGGCGGCCTGCGTCTGCGTGTGCTTGCTGCGGACATAGACCTCGCTGGCGGGGTCGTTGCCGACCAGCACGACCGCAAGGCCCGGCGTGAGCTGATGCTCGCGCTTGACCCGGGCGACCTCGTCGGCGACGCGGGCGCGAAGCTCCGCCGCAATGACTTTTCCGTCGATAATCCGTGCCGTCATCTCAATCCTTCGTCTTCCGTTTTACGCATGATCATTTCGGAAAACCGGTTCCCACTTTTCCGGATCATGCTTTGTCCGGCTTGGCGGCGGCCGCCTTTCGCAGCGTTTCGCCGAGAATTTTTGGGATCGCCGTCGACGGCAACTTGTTTCAGCCGCGACGTGACGCCTGACAGGATCTTCACTTTCGCCTTCGGGACGCCAAGCGCCTTCGCGAGCAATTCGGTCACCGCGCGGTTGGCCTCGCCGCCATCGGCAACGGCGCGAACACGCACCTTGAGCACGGAACGGCCGTTGGCGAGCGTTTCAACACCGTCGATGTCGTCACGACCGCCGCGCGGCGTCACCCGCAGCGCGACACTGATGCCCTCGGTGGAATAGCGCCAAGGATCCATCGCGGCTTACGTGAAATAGGGCGCCACATTATACGCGATGAGCTTTTGAATCAGGATAATGATCAGGATCAGGATGATCGGCGAGATGTCGAGGCCGCCCAGATTGGGCATGAACCTGCGGATCGGCGCCAGCGCCGGTTCGGTGATCCGGTACAGGAATTCCGCCACCGCAGCCACGAACTGGTTGCGGGTGTTGACGACATTGAAGGCGATTAGCCAGGACAGAATCGCGGAGGCGATCAGCAACCAGACATAAAGGTCCAAGACGATCAGAATGACTTCCAGGATAGCGCGCATGTGGCGGGGGCTCGCGAGGAGGGATATCCAGCTAGATATCGGTTCATCCCCCCGCAAACAAGGGAAGTTCCCGGCAAAATGACGCCAAAATCAGCCGTTTCAGATTTCTTGCACCGTTCTTGACTTGGCCTTGGGCCGGACTGTAAATGGCGCCGATTGTCGATCGCTTCGGGTCATCTTGAGGCGGTCGCGACGGGGCCATAGCTCAGCTGGGAGAGCGCGTCGTTCGCAATGACGAGGTCGGCGGTTCGATCCCGCCTGGCTCCACCAGCCTTCGCAGGCTGCGCCTGCTTCGGCTAGGCAAGCCTCCATCGTAGCGAACGCTGCCTCGGCGTAGCCCGAAGGGCGAAGACGGGCCTGGGCAAGCCTCTGACCGGCAGGCCCCCTCACTTCCCCGTAAATCTTGGCGGCCGCTTCTCCACAAAACTCGCCACCCCCTCCCGGAAATCGCTCCCCTTCAGCGCGATCTGCATTTCCCGGTTGGCGTCGATGGTGGCCTCGGCGAGCGTCTGGAACGGCACATCGTAGAGCTGGCGCTTGATCACCGAAATCGCGCTGGGCGAGACGAAATCGGCGAGATCGCGCGCATAGGCATAGGTCTGCTCGCGCAACTGCTCTGGCGGGTAGAGGCGGTTGACCAGCCCGATCCGCAGCGCCTCCTCGCTGCTCACCCGCCGCGCGGACATCAGAAGATCGAGCGCGTTGGCGTGGCCGACGATGCGCGGCAGCATCCAGCTGATGCCGTGCTCGGCAATCAGCCCGCGGCGCGCGAACGAGGTGGTGAAGACGGTATTGTCGGCGGCAAAACGCAGGTCGCAATAGAGCGCATGGACGAGGCCGATGCCGGCGGTGGCGCCGTTCAGCATGCCGATCACGGGTTTTGGGATCGCCGGATAATAGGCATAGCGCGTCTGCCAATCCGCCCGGCGGTTCATGTCGAACGGCGGCGTGCTCTCGCCGCGCCTGATTTCGCCGGGATCGATGGCCTGCAGGGCTTCCATATCGGCGCCCGCGCAGAACGCGCGGCCGGCACCAGTGAGCACGATGACGCGGACGTTGTCATCGGCGGCCGCCGCCTCGATCGCGTGGCGCACATCGCGCTCCATGGTCGCGGTCCACGCATTCATGCGGTCAGGCCGGTTGAGCGTGATGGTCGCGATCTTGTCGCTCACCTCGTAGAGAATATGTTGATAGGTCACGGCGATCTCCCTGTTGTTCTTGTCATTGACGTTTCGCGCGCGAGCCCTTGGGCCGCGCCAGATAATCTAACGTTTCCGGGCGCTCGCTGAGCCATCCCGTCCAGCGCCGGAACACTTTCTCCATCCGCGCCGGTTCGACGCCGAGCTGCGCCATGGCGACGCCACCATTGACGGACTCGCGATACTCCGCGATCAGCCCATCGCGCACGATGAAGCGGCTCATGCCGTCGATCACCACGCGCCGGCCCTTGAACTGCGGAATGGTCGACGTGAAGCTCGACAACGACCACGCATAACCCTGACGCCCGTCGAATACGGGATCGAACATTTCCCAGCGATAATCGGCCGCGTCGCGGTGAAACAGGTTCTGCATCATATGCGCGATGTCGGCGCGGCCTCGATGCGGGCCGTAGATGTAGTCGTGATAGACGGCGTCTTCGGTGAAATGGCTGGCGAAGCGCGCGCCGTCGCCTGACTCCGCCGATAGCGTGAAATCACCGAGCAGCGATGCGAATTCGTCGCCGGTCATGTCGTCTCCCATTCGCCTGCTGGTATCCGCAGGCTTCAGGCAGCGACACTATCACATCCGGGGATTTTGAAAGGCGCTCGGACGCGCGGGCAAATTCCGCGTGACGGCTATTCGGCGGCATCCAGCATGACCGCGCGCGGCGCGCACGCGATCCAGCCCGCAATGAAATTCTTCAACCACGCCCGTTCGATCACGTCGTGCACCGCGCGGCCTTCGAAGTGAAGGTGACGCGGCTGGGCGCCCGGCGAATCCATGCGGACGCAGCCGCGCGTGGTCCAGCGATGCATCATGGCGTATGTCACATCGGGATGAAACTGGAAGCCGAACGCATGACCGTGCTGATACGCCTGCACCGGAAAGTCGTCGCCTTCGGCAAGCAGTTTTGCGCCGCGCGGCAGTTGAAATCCTTCGCCGTGCCAGTGGTAGACACGCTCCGGCCAGTCTAGGCAGAGCGCGTGACCGGCCTCCGTCGGACGGATCGGATAGTAGCCGACCTCGACCCGGCCCTCGGGATGCGGCGCGACCTGCGCGCCCAATTGTTTGGCAAGCATCTGCGCGCCCAGGCAGATACCGAGAAACGGCCGCTGCTCACGCAGGCCAACTTCGATCCAGTCGATCTCGCGGCGGACATAATCGTCGGAATCGTTGGCGCTCATCGGGCCGCCGAAGATGACCGCGCCGGCGTGCTGCTCCAGCGTGTCCGGCAGGGGATCGCCGAACCGCGGACGCCTGATGTCGAGGGAGTAGCCGAGCGCCCGCAGCGCATTGCCGACCCGTCCGGGCGTCGAGGTCTCCTGATGGAGAACGATCAGAACGGGCGAGAGGGGCGTCGAGTGAGGCGCAACCAGCGTCCTTTGGCCCGGAAAGGGCAGGATGTTGTCGCCAATTTTGCTCGACCGGAACGACATTGAAATTGCCCTGGGGCACTCAAACCGAGACCATAACTAAGTGAGTCTTAATTTCGCGTGAGTTCACGCACACTCTAAAGATTCCAAGCAAGTCGCGGGCCAGATGACGTCTCCGCCGCGCGTTTTTGGCACGCGCACGCTTTCCCCGTAAAAACCCGTGGTTTTCTCAGCGCTGACGGAGCTGGAGGCGGCCGACGGCGCCCAGGATGAAGGAGCGCGGAAACAGCCGGAGCAGGAACGGCACGATCTTGATGCCGAAGCCGGGCATCACTGCCCGCTTGTTCGCCATCAATCCGCGATAGGCCTGCTGCGCGACGGCGGCGGGCAAAACCTTGAGAACGGCCGAATCGAAACCAGGCCTGAACCCGGCGCGCGCCTGGAATTCCGACGGCACCGGACCGGGACAGAGCACGGTCACGCGCACGCCATGCGGCGCCAGTTCGGCCCGCATCGCCTCCGTGAAGGACAGCACATAGGCCTTGGTGGCGTAATAGACCGCCATTCCCGGGCCCGGCAGAAAGCCGGCGATCGAGCCAACATTCAGCAGCCCGCCGCGATTGCGAATCAGGTGATCGGAAAACCGCAATGACAGATCCGTGAGCGCGCGGATGTTGACCGCGATCATCTCGAGCTGGACCGCCCTGTCACGCTGGACCGCTCTGCCGAACAGGCCGAACCCGGCATTGTTGACGACGTATTCGACCTCAACGCCGCAGGCCGCCAGGGCTTCGGCGATCCGGTCGCCGGAGTCGGGCTGTGCAAGGTCGCAGGGAATGACGATCGGCGCGGCGCCGCCCGCAGCCGTGATTTCAGCCGCCAGCGCTTCCAGGCGGTCGGCGCGCCGCGCCACCAGCGCCAAACGATGACCGCGGGATGCAAAAACGCGCGCCAGTTCGGTGCCTATTCCCGCCGATGCACCGGTAATCAGCGTCACACGATCGGTCACGATTGAATGCTCTTAAATCAATTGCAGATAGCCGCCAGCGCCGGAACGAGAGCATAGGCGCGTGGTGTGACGCAAGCCACGTGCATGGCATATGCCCATGCATCGCTGCGTTTCCCGGCAATCGAAGTTCAATATTTTCAGGCCTATCGCGTTTGTTCGCGGCCGATGGCACGGCACATTAAAGTTTCGTCATCTGCCGTGACGCGCAATCCATCGGCGTGATCGCGCCGCCGCTACGTCGTCACGTCGGCCGCTTTCGAAAGGCCCCCGGACGAGGCCGGTTGCCGCTGCTCCGCCACT
This portion of the Bradyrhizobium sp. AZCC 2262 genome encodes:
- the ppa gene encoding inorganic diphosphatase, producing MRIDAIPIGVNPPNDVNVIVEVPVGGEPIKYEMDKEAGTLVVDRFLYTAMRYPGNYGFIPHTLSGDGDPCDVLVANTRAIVPGAVISVRPVGVLLMEDEAGGDEKIIAVPSSKLTQRYDKVRTYSDLPDITLQQIQHFFEHYKDLEKGKWVKVLRWGGAEDAHRLILEGIERAKK
- the folD gene encoding bifunctional methylenetetrahydrofolate dehydrogenase/methenyltetrahydrofolate cyclohydrolase FolD; amino-acid sequence: MTARIIDGKVIAAELRARVADEVARVKREHQLTPGLAVVLVGNDPASEVYVRSKHTQTQAAGMASFEHKLPAGVAQADLLALISKLNGDPAVHGILVQLPLPKSIHTETIINAIDPAKDVDGLHPNNAGRLAGGFAALSPCTPLGCIILTKSVHASLEGMNAIVIGRSNLVGRPLVQLLLNENATVTIAHSRSKDLPQLCARADLVYAAVGKPEMVRADWIKPGATVIDVGINRLPLADGKTGLVGDVAFKEVVEVAGAITPVPGGVGQMTVACLLVNTLRAACAIHGLPKPGV
- a CDS encoding nuclear transport factor 2 family protein; this encodes MTGDEFASLLGDFTLSAESGDGARFASHFTEDAVYHDYIYGPHRGRADIAHMMQNLFHRDAADYRWEMFDPVFDGRQGYAWSLSSFTSTIPQFKGRRVVIDGMSRFIVRDGLIAEYRESVNGGVAMAQLGVEPARMEKVFRRWTGWLSERPETLDYLARPKGSRAKRQ
- a CDS encoding YggT family protein, giving the protein MRAILEVILIVLDLYVWLLIASAILSWLIAFNVVNTRNQFVAAVAEFLYRITEPALAPIRRFMPNLGGLDISPIILILIIILIQKLIAYNVAPYFT
- a CDS encoding glutamine amidotransferase, which encodes MSFRSSKIGDNILPFPGQRTLVAPHSTPLSPVLIVLHQETSTPGRVGNALRALGYSLDIRRPRFGDPLPDTLEQHAGAVIFGGPMSANDSDDYVRREIDWIEVGLREQRPFLGICLGAQMLAKQLGAQVAPHPEGRVEVGYYPIRPTEAGHALCLDWPERVYHWHGEGFQLPRGAKLLAEGDDFPVQAYQHGHAFGFQFHPDVTYAMMHRWTTRGCVRMDSPGAQPRHLHFEGRAVHDVIERAWLKNFIAGWIACAPRAVMLDAAE
- a CDS encoding enoyl-CoA hydratase is translated as MTYQHILYEVSDKIATITLNRPDRMNAWTATMERDVRHAIEAAAADDNVRVIVLTGAGRAFCAGADMEALQAIDPGEIRRGESTPPFDMNRRADWQTRYAYYPAIPKPVIGMLNGATAGIGLVHALYCDLRFAADNTVFTTSFARRGLIAEHGISWMLPRIVGHANALDLLMSARRVSSEEALRIGLVNRLYPPEQLREQTYAYARDLADFVSPSAISVIKRQLYDVPFQTLAEATIDANREMQIALKGSDFREGVASFVEKRPPRFTGK
- a CDS encoding M20 family peptidase, producing the protein MRRLIRIIRNILLLAIAVIVILAGVLAFNTFTRGSRQLQVAAVPRADVDAQASAARLAEAIRFRTISSYEKPDQHAEALRGMRAHLEKSFPAFHAAAKREIVGRYSLLYTWTGTDPRAQPIAFLAHQDVVPVAPGTEKDWQQPPFDGVISDGFIWGRGSWDDKGNLYSMLEAAEAMTKAGFRPKRTIYFAFGHDEETAGTAGAKSIAALLASRGIRLDFVIDEGLLITEGIMKGLDKPAALIGVAEKGYATLVLNAQATPGHSSMPPRDTAIGMMSAALAQLEDHRLPMQIRSTVSEMFDSLAPEMSGFNRVVLSNLWLFKPLLLREFEKSGPTEAMVRTTTALTIFNAGDKDNVLPGNAEATVNFRLIPGDTQGSVINHVRSTIANDRISIKPFPGNTDPPPVTATTSPSFQMLNRTIREIYPDVIVAPGLMVAATDSRHYTGITDKIFRFSPVRANSEDLKRFHGTNERLPVEGYADMIRFYRRLIENAAG
- a CDS encoding GNAT family N-acetyltransferase, translated to MSTTLIEVRPAKAADAAAVASTHDEAWRSAYQGIIPGAELEKLINRRGPQWWDSAIRKGSRVSVLVFGDKVAGYANYGRNRARSLHFEGEIYELYLRPEFQGLGFGRRLFTAARRDLMQSGLKSMVIWALSDNDPATEFYRALGGRMVARSSEKFGPKSLDKVAFAWTN
- a CDS encoding SDR family NAD(P)-dependent oxidoreductase, translating into MTDRVTLITGASAGIGTELARVFASRGHRLALVARRADRLEALAAEITAAGGAAPIVIPCDLAQPDSGDRIAEALAACGVEVEYVVNNAGFGLFGRAVQRDRAVQLEMIAVNIRALTDLSLRFSDHLIRNRGGLLNVGSIAGFLPGPGMAVYYATKAYVLSFTEAMRAELAPHGVRVTVLCPGPVPSEFQARAGFRPGFDSAVLKVLPAAVAQQAYRGLMANKRAVMPGFGIKIVPFLLRLFPRSFILGAVGRLQLRQR